Proteins from a single region of Chitinibacter bivalviorum:
- the rsmD gene encoding 16S rRNA (guanine(966)-N(2))-methyltransferase RsmD, whose amino-acid sequence MSAQHKNQVRIIGGQYKRRILKFPDALALRPTPDRVRETVFNWLGQDLTGQACLDLFAGSGALGFEAASRNAKLVTMIEMAKPVHAALKANAEVLKANHVHIILSDAERFLERNTSKFDLILLDPPYATPLLGKVLPKVIPFLNEEARVYIECAEWPDLTGWEILREGKAGTVKFAVICRASVDDQKISDQIAE is encoded by the coding sequence GTGTCAGCACAGCATAAAAATCAGGTGCGCATTATTGGCGGCCAATATAAACGGCGAATTTTGAAATTTCCCGACGCTTTGGCGCTACGCCCCACGCCCGATCGCGTGCGCGAAACTGTATTTAATTGGCTGGGGCAAGACCTCACCGGTCAAGCGTGCCTCGATCTATTTGCCGGCAGCGGGGCGCTGGGGTTTGAAGCGGCCAGCCGCAACGCCAAACTCGTGACCATGATCGAAATGGCCAAGCCAGTCCATGCTGCGCTTAAAGCCAATGCCGAAGTACTCAAAGCCAATCATGTTCACATCATTTTGAGCGATGCCGAGCGATTTTTGGAGCGCAACACCAGCAAGTTCGATTTGATCTTGCTCGACCCGCCCTATGCAACACCGCTGCTCGGCAAAGTGCTGCCAAAGGTGATTCCCTTTCTGAATGAAGAGGCTCGTGTGTATATCGAATGTGCGGAATGGCCCGACCTGACTGGATGGGAAATTTTGCGCGAAGGCAAAGCGGGTACGGTTAAATTTGCCGTAATATGCCGCGCATCGGTCGATGATCAAAAAATAAGCGACCAGATTGCAGAGTAA